GAGGGTTGAGCTTTTATTAAAGCTTTTTgaatacatttataatttcaaaagatttttaattatttagtttcaCTTTTACAGCTTtatgttttattgaaatagaaatttaatgtACTTGACAATAAGtgatacattaaaaaaatatttctatttattttttcagaaattaatattttttaattttaaatttaagtaatttataaaagctaaaaatattttaccaaGAAATCGTGAACCATCAGACGAGATCATCAGTAgagatgaattattaaataaattcatggtaataaagtttatttaaaaatatcttttcccgggtaaattgaatgaaaattcaATGAGCTAGGTGAGTATAACATAAGAGCAGTAAAATAGACGTAGTAAAAATGACGCAGGACGAATAAGTCGCTGGAAACAAAAAAAGGCAAAagggtaaaaataaaaggatGCACCCTGGCCTTTCTCAATGCTGCTGGTTACATTGGTGTTGAGAGTGAATAAGACCTGTTCTGTTGTTCTTGTATCTCCAATTGCAAGAATAAATTACTTACGTCAGAGGATATCGATTGTTCGTTGGGGTCGCGCAGACGCCGCGAGGTCGCAGTGTGTACTGGTCCCTGGCCCCGAACCTTTACAGAATGGAATGGAAGTAAACAGTCACCCTCTAAGCGTGTTACAACCCTCACACGAGAAAGtactttcaataataattgtgtCGTCTTTCTCTTCATAATATCAATACACTGTTTGTTTGGTCAAAGACCTTATCTATTTACTATTATGTCGTGGATTAACATTTTTACAACAGTAATACTGACAAAAGTAAcaactaaaattataaatacttcAACGCAGactatctttttaaataaattttttattaatacatatcttaattaattttttaccagtGCGACGAAATAATATCGATTAACTGCCAAACTAACATTTGACATTTATATTctttattatgattatcataattgttattttatattaataataataataataaataacaaaaataaaaaagcaattGCAATGAAACTTTGATACGTTAAAAATCTTCCAGTTggttttaaattatcataaaaaccaataaagttatatttgtatatcttccgtccatttttaattaatttattaactcaaAGGGGTTACGACTGATTTATCATCATACTAAGGGACTTGTGATAGATAAagtaaaagtataaataataataagtataaaaattagtagGGCACATTGATTGGACTAGTGTTTGCTCTAGTGAGCCGGTAGTACGCAGCTTGTACTGAGTGAGCTTGAATGATCCAGTAACCGGTGCAGGGAGCATTGCCCGAATTTGACCTCTAAATACAAACACGATGGTTCACGTTGGCGGTATAAGCCCTTCTTTGGGTAGTGGGTTACCTAAAAGTCCAAGTTTTCATCAGGGTTTAGCATTTGCCGCTGTAATACAGCCTCATGATTCTAATAAACAATATCAACCGATTTCCGCTTTACATTATCAACCACTTCAGCCGTTGCTTATTGGTAGTTTTatggatattttttatttgactttatcattttttctagTTCACTCATTCATAAGTATGTTTGATTAACTCAAAGTAAaggaattaaatatttttttgcagaAGCTCAAGCGCCAAACGAACGGGAAGAactttttattcagaaattacGGCAGTGCTGTGTGCTGTTTGATTTTGAATCTGATCCATTATCTGATTTAAAATGGAAAGAAGTAAAGCGCGGCGCATTGCTCGAAATGGTCGAGTATGTTACAAAGAACAAAGGCGTAATTACAGAAGTTGTTTATCCCGAGGCAGTAAACATGGTTTGTATTTTATTCATCATTATtgttttactaattaattcgAGTTGTTTGTAATTTCGGATTATGATGGTAGATCGTTTTATACCGCCTACAGAGTATttgtattattgtttttaatgtggaaaaataatttctgtaGTTTGCTGTGAATCTGTTCCGGACCCTCCCACCGTCCTCGAATCCGAATGGCGCCGAGTTTGATCCGGAAGAGGACGAGCCAACCCTTGAGGCTGCCTGGCCTCACTTACAATTGGtctatgaattttttctacgACTGCTCGAGTCACCGGATTTTCAGCCGACAATCGCCAAGCGTTATATAGATCACAAGTTTGTGCTACAACTGCTGGAGTTATTTGACTCGGAGGATCCACGTGAACgagatttcttaaaaacgACACTTCACAGAatttatggaaaatttttgggtCTACGCGCGTACATTAGAAAGCAGATAAATAATGTTTTCTAtcgatttatttatgaaactGAGCATCATAATGGAATTGCTGAGTTGCTAGAGATTCTTGGGAGGTGATGCAATTTTCGctacttaattttaataatatgacACTTGAAATGATTTGTTCTTAAGTAGGACATAATccgattttataataaatggaTTATggtcattattaatattgatattattactataataattatatttatttttattattgttacagTATTATCAATGGTTTTGCTTTACCGCTCAAAGAAGAGCACAAGATATTTTTGCTAAAAGTTCTTTTACCTCTTCACAAAGCCAAGTCGTTGTCTGTTTATCATCCGCAACTTGCATACTGTGTTGTACAGTTTCTTGAAAAAGATCCAAATTTAACGGAGCCAGTCATaaaaaatcttcttaaattttGGCCCAAGACTCATTCACCCAAGGAGGTCATGTTCCTCAATGAACTCGAGGAAATTCTAGATGTTATCGAGCCTGCTGAGTTTCAGAAAGTTATGGATCCACTTTTTAGACAACTTGCTAAGTGCGTTTCTTCCCCACACTTTCAGGTaactattttaaatcaattgtgaataattgatataaaacaaatatatttattgttagtaatgatgataatgaaatttctgtgaattaaattaataggtGGCAGAACGAACATTGTATTATTGGAACAATGAATACATTATGTCGTTAATATCCGACAATTACTCATTTATTTTACCAATAATGTATCCTgcattatata
This genomic interval from Cotesia glomerata isolate CgM1 linkage group LG1, MPM_Cglom_v2.3, whole genome shotgun sequence contains the following:
- the LOC123262745 gene encoding serine/threonine-protein phosphatase 2A 56 kDa regulatory subunit gamma isoform-like isoform X4, with the translated sequence MVHVGGISPSLGSGLPKSPSFHQGLAFAAVIQPHDSNKQYQPISALHYQPLQPLLIEAQAPNEREELFIQKLRQCCVLFDFESDPLSDLKWKEVKRGALLEMVEYVTKNKGVITEVVYPEAVNMFAVNLFRTLPPSSNPNGAEFDPEEDEPTLEAAWPHLQLVYEFFLRLLESPDFQPTIAKRYIDHKFVLQLLELFDSEDPRERDFLKTTLHRIYGKFLGLRAYIRKQINNVFYRFIYETEHHNGIAELLEILGSIINGFALPLKEEHKIFLLKVLLPLHKAKSLSVYHPQLAYCVVQFLEKDPNLTEPVIKNLLKFWPKTHSPKEVMFLNELEEILDVIEPAEFQKVMDPLFRQLAKCVSSPHFQVAERTLYYWNNEYIMSLISDNYSFILPIMYPALYKNSRNHWNKTIHGLIYNALKRLMEMNQKVFDECTQQYFQDRQKEKRMLKDRDEAWNRVEALAMRHPSYTVVAKGLLNNSHNLSQHLDSPPFDEDADNDATPLTLEKIEAKANEAKKMTNTNKSKPLLRRKSELPQDSYTMRALSDHKRADEYLVTPPDPNNC
- the LOC123262745 gene encoding serine/threonine-protein phosphatase 2A 56 kDa regulatory subunit gamma isoform-like isoform X2 encodes the protein MESGKPKDKPKNGKDPEPGDENNKVAGGPPGGSTPPPPTLINKMKYQPGGPVIKKDKRQNSSRFNISKNRELQKLPFIAEAQAPNEREELFIQKLRQCCVLFDFESDPLSDLKWKEVKRGALLEMVEYVTKNKGVITEVVYPEAVNMFAVNLFRTLPPSSNPNGAEFDPEEDEPTLEAAWPHLQLVYEFFLRLLESPDFQPTIAKRYIDHKFVLQLLELFDSEDPRERDFLKTTLHRIYGKFLGLRAYIRKQINNVFYRFIYETEHHNGIAELLEILGSIINGFALPLKEEHKIFLLKVLLPLHKAKSLSVYHPQLAYCVVQFLEKDPNLTEPVIKNLLKFWPKTHSPKEVMFLNELEEILDVIEPAEFQKVMDPLFRQLAKCVSSPHFQVAERTLYYWNNEYIMSLISDNYSFILPIMYPALYKNSRNHWNKTIHGLIYNALKRLMEMNQKVFDECTQQYFQDRQKEKRMLKDRDEAWNRVEALAMRHPSYTVVAKGLLNNSHNLSQHLDSPPFDEDADNDATPLTLEKIEAKANEAKKMTNTNKSKPLLRRKSELPQDSYTMRALSDHKRADEYLVTPPDPNNC
- the LOC123262745 gene encoding serine/threonine-protein phosphatase 2A 56 kDa regulatory subunit gamma isoform-like isoform X1: MPNKQKKDKESGKPKDKPKNGKDPEPGDENNKVAGGPPGGSTPPPPTLINKMKYQPGGPVIKKDKRQNSSRFNISKNRELQKLPFIAEAQAPNEREELFIQKLRQCCVLFDFESDPLSDLKWKEVKRGALLEMVEYVTKNKGVITEVVYPEAVNMFAVNLFRTLPPSSNPNGAEFDPEEDEPTLEAAWPHLQLVYEFFLRLLESPDFQPTIAKRYIDHKFVLQLLELFDSEDPRERDFLKTTLHRIYGKFLGLRAYIRKQINNVFYRFIYETEHHNGIAELLEILGSIINGFALPLKEEHKIFLLKVLLPLHKAKSLSVYHPQLAYCVVQFLEKDPNLTEPVIKNLLKFWPKTHSPKEVMFLNELEEILDVIEPAEFQKVMDPLFRQLAKCVSSPHFQVAERTLYYWNNEYIMSLISDNYSFILPIMYPALYKNSRNHWNKTIHGLIYNALKRLMEMNQKVFDECTQQYFQDRQKEKRMLKDRDEAWNRVEALAMRHPSYTVVAKGLLNNSHNLSQHLDSPPFDEDADNDATPLTLEKIEAKANEAKKMTNTNKSKPLLRRKSELPQDSYTMRALSDHKRADEYLVTPPDPNNC
- the LOC123262745 gene encoding serine/threonine-protein phosphatase 2A 56 kDa regulatory subunit gamma isoform-like isoform X3, which gives rise to MQNKMQTFSNLAFGNVFRRKNNKVAGGPPGGSTPPPPTLINKMKYQPGGPVIKKDKRQNSSRFNISKNRELQKLPFIAEAQAPNEREELFIQKLRQCCVLFDFESDPLSDLKWKEVKRGALLEMVEYVTKNKGVITEVVYPEAVNMFAVNLFRTLPPSSNPNGAEFDPEEDEPTLEAAWPHLQLVYEFFLRLLESPDFQPTIAKRYIDHKFVLQLLELFDSEDPRERDFLKTTLHRIYGKFLGLRAYIRKQINNVFYRFIYETEHHNGIAELLEILGSIINGFALPLKEEHKIFLLKVLLPLHKAKSLSVYHPQLAYCVVQFLEKDPNLTEPVIKNLLKFWPKTHSPKEVMFLNELEEILDVIEPAEFQKVMDPLFRQLAKCVSSPHFQVAERTLYYWNNEYIMSLISDNYSFILPIMYPALYKNSRNHWNKTIHGLIYNALKRLMEMNQKVFDECTQQYFQDRQKEKRMLKDRDEAWNRVEALAMRHPSYTVVAKGLLNNSHNLSQHLDSPPFDEDADNDATPLTLEKIEAKANEAKKMTNTNKSKPLLRRKSELPQDSYTMRALSDHKRADEYLVTPPDPNNC